One stretch of Lucilia cuprina isolate Lc7/37 chromosome 6, ASM2204524v1, whole genome shotgun sequence DNA includes these proteins:
- the LOC111678013 gene encoding histone-lysine N-methyltransferase 2C isoform X2, with protein MDLEIGLDLDIDEYELTNFSNQQSSAPTSELGDAGSPSSSLLNEDLIQTNNINILLKQCNTTTSAGSSCANTFFSNSSFTSLLGNDPILPIAEDKPSINSKRGPGRPRKENPLLSFRAPTKQQLQQTKKKPIKDPFTQSTYLNTFVIESPNMGFAEESTSNKPATVTTVHNEELPYFAEKYPGKVCILCNLCERSSLGQGDMLKITVNGETLKTAFASTSEILKTQDENQENSTDSGRKKALSTIKTKVTVNNECVNELDNVGHDEVPSLENIIFEGCFVYIHSMCAMWSLQLKRIEEDFVPNFEEMVSKSITRKCSFCLRYGASINCRMSCQKNYHLPCAAAAGCFLIIESFQAFCVEHISQVPFIVDTNIECRQCCGLGDIAKLIMCCSCGAHYHTNCIGLANFPDSRSGWNCSQCCKCLICRQTENNENRSVKCEQCQKIYHTTCLRPIISSVPKYGWKCNRCRVCSDCGARTPGAGASSRWHCHYTICDSCYQQRNKGFSCPICHKAYRAASHKEMVKCSKCNKFVHSTCDDEADLNIYHVKKETNPDYDYVCQPCKSGKHLMSFASTDSLTTSADGFPRDLEAEFYDKDSGADYTNMVDPLKISKKRISLKELNRGGKMGKLIMGKGILSQFNRKRSVRGKGRQLLMLNSSSTPSTSSDLNSSQCSEDDMSLEKKLVLCSAKDKFILMQDICVMCGALGTDQEACLIGCVQCGQCYHPHCANVTLSKTMLQKGWRCLDCTVCEGCGQKNDEGRLILCDECDISYHIYCMSPPLDAVPNGNWKCKWCAICQKCGRNSPGKNSSWFNGFLECGPCASQAACFVCNQSYNENELIIQCSSCERWSHCLCDNIKNEEEANAFNDVDYHCKICRKDIVTPKVQPAKVSQGEKCTQKEVANVKPSANDTIQDNNSGAPLTTASANATINEAFENTDNTFWIDGVCVSEQGFNMIRSLTTEIKRKRKLRTDVVQKDSGIMSSIDSVIAGNSTPTPGDGNDGNTTPVDKLPTPTYKDGMVWLGEDGSQPEGFSISTNEEGLNILRKKRQRNLQKLGIGGFNVRMRGIRKENEELYMGTLENPSLTDEKKKKIIKKKMKSKLCESYPSYLQEAFFGKPLLDNKESSRISFEDSDESDTGACFSSDNYKPNIKEANNSTTNIQIPSNQQQTMTQQGPENKPQVKIGIQQKLVNEISKPVTTMPSVGTTSTTTNTLETDQSDLTQNMQRNVLISSAKIEETLKAIKTEDIVSNMPTDFIANSNNNMGLNSIKMEMGGQYNNVNLIQNNNNVNMQHIQQNNNQIQQQTFMANNIGLNNQQQLQQQQQQQAQQQMQHQLQQQQIQHQQHQMQQQQHLQQQQQMQQRMQYQQTPYNTMNIQNKHPSQYLTQKSEDPMLSQIKVERDVMLAQATATSVSNDSQEMTQQLEEPVKEAAVAGTQKTAEKMRKDEDLGEMATISAVLYANTQHPELKHLYPNWNERCKQILKKWRSLSTEMKAPFLQHAKDNRSVLRLKRSQQEPEKMYFQQKSLKEQEQERVWKQHQAKNKETYSNKFNKNAFMGDYSRSEPTTPVVNSNANNNKQPQQPMFDMNIFTDNNPQNKMQSNLLGSANDNNMSSIIPNQLACDNNKSLTQLEQQDSFMSTLNQTIQQQQQSQQPQPTMDAVAKVFDSSKPDSALQLSERNDIFLTDKNWPGVSKLTDSKDPMTSGVEKLEADENAGLGDILGGFADGDDDDILKSLTAEIGDDFNILEYADPELDEFNGSQNLLNKLDFDENQKTI; from the exons ATGGATTTGGAGATTGGATTAGATTTGGATATTGATGAGTATGAATTGACCAATTTCAGCAACCAGCAGTCATCGG CACCTACTTCTGAGTTGGGAGATGCTGGGTCACCATCATCATCTCTGTTAAATGAAGAtctaatacaaacaaataatattaatatcctACTCAAACAGTGCAATACAACTACTAGTGCGGGCAGTAGCTGTGCCAACACATTTTTTTCCAACAGCTCGTTTACATCATTACTGGGAAATGATCCTATTTTGCCTATAGCGGAAGATAAACCCTCAATTAACTCGAAACGTGGCCCGGGACGTCCACGAAAAGAAAATCCACTGTTATCGTTTCGTGCACCAACAAAGcaacaattacaacaaacaaaaaagaaaccgATTAAAGATCCATTTACTCAATCGACATATCTGAATACGTTTGTGATTGAAAGTCCAAACATGGGGTTTGCCGAAGAATCAACATCTAACAAACCAGCAACGGTGACGACCGTCCACAATGAGGAATTGCCTTATTTTGCTGAAAAATATCCTGGAAAAGTatgcattttatgcaatttatgtGAACGTAGTTCACTAGGACAGGGCGACATGCTAAAGATTACTGTCAATGGAGAAACTTTAAAAACCGCTTTCGCCTCAACATCcgaaatattaaaaactcaaGACGAAAATCAAGAGAACAGCACAGATAGTGGTCGCAAAAAGGCATTGTCTACCATCAAGACAAAAGTTACTGTTAATAATGAATGTGTAAATGAATTAGATAATGTAGGTCATGATGAAGTGCCTTCCCTTGAGAATATTATTTTTGAGGGATGTTTCGTATACATTCATAGTATGTGTGCTATGTGGTCACTGCAACTGAAACGCATCGAGGAAGATTTTGTGCCGAATTTTGAGGAAATGGTGTCCAAAAGTATTACTCGTAAATGTTCATTCTGTTTGCGGTATGGTGCCAGTATAAACTGTCGCATGAGTTGTCAGAAAAACTATCATTTGCCATGTGCTGCTGCGGCTGGATGTTTTCTTATAATTGAATCTTTTCAAGCATTTTGCGTTGAACATATAAGTCAAGTACCATTTATAG TGGATACCAATATTGAGTGTCGCCAATGCTGCGGTTTGGGAGACATAGCAAAACTTATAATGTGTTGTAGCTGTGGCGCTCATTACCACACTAATTGTATAGGATTAGCAAACTTTCCTG ATTCTCGATCTGGCTGGAATTGTTCGCAATgttgtaaatgtttaatttgtcgTCAAAcggaaaacaatgaaaatcgtTCTGTTAAATGTGAGCAATGTCAAAAAATATACCATACTACATGTTTGAGACCCATTATATCATCTGTACCCAAGTATGGCTGGAAATGCAac CGCTGTCGAGTATGTAGTGACTGCGGTGCTCGCACACCAGGCGCTGGCGCTTCCTCTAGATGGCATTGTCACTACACGATTTGTGATTCTTGTTATCAACAACGTAATAAAGGTTTTTCGTGTCCTATTTGCCATAAGGCATACCGAGCAGCTTCCCATAAAGAAATGGTGAAATGCAGCAAATGTAACAA GTTCGTTCACAGCACTTGTGACGATGAAgcagatttaaatatttaccatGTAAAAAAGGAAACGAATCCAGATTATGATTATGTTTGCCAACCATGTAAGTCGGGTAAGCATTTAATGTCTTTTGCCTCCACCGATTCTTTAACCACATCAGCTGATGGATTTCCGCGAGATTTGGAAGCGGAATTTTATGACAAGGACAGTGGAGCTGATTATACCAATATGGTAGATCcgttgaaaatttccaaaaaacgTATAAGTCTTAAGGAGTTGAATCGTGGCGGAAAAATGGGTAAACTGATTATGGGAAAGGGAATTCTCAGTCAGTTCAATCGTAAACGTAGTGTACGTGGCAAGGGAAGACAATTGTTAATGTTGAACTCTTCGTCAACTCCCTCTACGAGTAGTGATTTGAATAGTTCTCAATGCTCCGAAGATGATATGTCGTTGGAAAAGAAATTGGTTTTATGTTCGGCTAAAGACAAATTTATTCTCATGCAAGATATTTGTGTCATGTGTGGTGCCTTAGGTACAGACCAAGAAGCATGTTTGATTGGATGTGTTCAATGTGGCCAATGTTATCACCCACACTGTGCCAATGTAACGCTTTCAAAAACAATGCTTCAAAAGGGCTGGCGTTGCTTAGACTGCACAGTATGTGAAGGTTGTGGACAGAAGAATGATGAAGGTAGGCTAATATTATGCGACGAATGTGATATTTCCTACCACATCTACTGCATGAGTCCACCATTAGACGCTGTACCTAATGGTAATTGGAAATGTAAATGGTGTGCTATTTGTCAAAAATGTGGTCGCAATTCACCGGGTAAGAACTCGTCCTGGTTTAATGGCTTTTTAGAGTGTGGACCCTGTGCAAGCCAAGCTGCTTGTTTTGTCTGTAATCAATCGTATAATGAAAATGAACTAATCATACAATGTAGTAGTTGTGAACGCTGGTCACACTGCCTATGCgacaatataaaaaatgaagaaGAAGCTAACGCTTTTAATGATGTTGATTATCATTGTAAAATATGCCGCAAGGACATTGTTACACCGAAAGTTCAACCAGCAAAGGTGTCACAAGGTGAAAAATGTACTCAGAAAGAAGTGGCAAATGTTAAACCATCGGCCAATGATACAATACAAGACAATAATAGTGGTGCTCCACTAACAACCGCTTCTGCAAATGCAACTATAAATGAAGCTTTCGAAAACACGGACAACACATTCTGGATAGATGGCGTTTGCGTTAGCGAACAAGGATTCAATATGATTCGCTCTCTGACTacggaaataaaaagaaaacgcaAATTACGTACGGATGTTGTACAGAAAGACTCAGGTATTATGTCATCCATAGATTCGGTAATTGCTGGCAATTCCACGCCGACTCCAGGAGATGGTAATGATGGAAACACTACACCAGTAGACAAACTACCGACTCCCACCTATAAGGATGGTATGGTGTGGTTGGGCGAAGATGGCAGCCAACCAGAAGGCTTCTCAATCTCCACTAATGAAGaaggtttaaatattttgcgtAAAAAGCGTCAGCGTAATTTGCAAAAACTTGGTATTGGAGGTTTCAATGTGCGCATGCGTGGTATACGCAAAGAAAATGAAGAGCTTTACATGGGCACTTTAGAAAATCCATCCCTAACCGatgaaaagaagaagaaaattattaagaaaaaaatgaagtCCAAATTGTGCGAATCATATCCATCATATCTACAGGAAGCCTTCTTCGGCAAACCACTCTTAGATAATAAGGAATCATCACGCATTTCATTTGAAGACTCGGATGAATCAGATACAGGCGCATGTTTCTCCAGTGATAACTATAAACCAAACATCAAGGAAGCAAATAACTCGACTACAAATATACAGATTCCATCCAATCAACAACAAACTATGACACAACAAGGGCCGGAAAACAAACCTCAAGTAAAAATTGGTATACAGCAAAAGTTAGttaatgaaatttcaaaacCAGTGACAACAATGCCTTCTGTGGGTACCACCTCCACAACCACCAACACCTTGGAAACGGATCAATCAGATCTAACACAAAATATGCAgagaaatgttttaatttcatCGGCCAAAATTGAAGAAActttaaaagcaataaaaactgAAGATATTGTTTCAAAT ATGCCAACTGATTTTATTGCGAATTCAAACAATAATATGGGATTGAATTCTATTAAAATGGAAATGGG TGGTCAATATAATAATGTGAACCTAattcaaaataacaataacgTGAATATGCAACATATTCAGCAAAACAATAATCAAATACAGCAACAAACATTTATGGCTAACAATATCGGACTAAATAATCAACAGCaattgcagcagcaacaacaacaacaggccCAACAGCAAATGCAACACCAGTTACAGCAACAGCAaatacaacatcaacaacatcaaatgcagcagcaacagcatttgcagcaacaacaacaaatgcaacagCGTATGCAATATCAACAAACGCCGTATAACACAatgaatattcaaaataaacatCCTTCTCAGTATTTAACTCAAAAATCTGAAGATCCAatgttaagtcaaataaaaGTAGAAAGAGATGTTATGCTGGCACAAGCCACTGCCACAAGTGTTTCAAATGACTCTCAAGAAATGACGCAACAACTAGAGGAACCGGTCAAAGAGGCAGCTGTAGCTGGAACACAAAAAACCGCAGAAAAAATGCGAAAAGATGAAG ATTTGGGTGAGATGGCAACTATATCGGCTGTTTTATATGCCAACACTCAACATCCGGAGCTTAAACATTTATATCCTAATTGGAATGAACGTTGCAAACAAATTCTCAAAAAGTGGCGCTCACTGTCAACGGAAATGAAAGCTCCATTTTTGCAACACGCAAAAGATAATCGTTCCGTTTTGAGATTAAAAAGATCCCAACAG GAACCTGAAAAGATGTATTTCCAACAAAAGTCTTTAAAGGAACAAGAACAGGAAAGAGTATGGAAACAGCATCAGGCTAAAAACAAGGAAACCTatagtaataaatttaataaaaatg CATTTATGGGTGACTACTCACGATCGGAACCTACTACGCCCGTTGTCAATAGtaatgcaaataataataaacagccACAACAACCCATGTttgatatgaatatttttaccGACAATAATCCTCAAAACAAAATGCAATCGAATCTGTTGGGTTCGGCCAATGACAATAACATGAGCTCAATAATACCAAATCAATTAGCTTGCGACAACAACAAATCTCTAACGCAACTTGAACAACAAGACTCTTTCATGTCCACACTAAATCAAActattcaacaacaacaacaatctcaACAACCTCAACCTACAATGGATGCTGTAGCTAAAGTCTTCGACTCCAGCAAACCAGATTCAGCTCTTCAACTTTCCGAACGTAATGACATATTCTTAACGGATAAAAATTGGCCAGGAGTGTCTAAACTTACAGATTCTAAAGATCCCATGACTAGTGGGGTAGAAAAATTAGAAGCCGATGAGAATGCCGGTTTGGGTGACATTCTCGGTGGTTTTGCTGATGGCGATGATGACGATATACTTAAATCATTAACAGCTGAAATTGGTGATGATTTTAATATACTAGAGTACGCTGATCCAGAGTTAGATGAATTTAATGGCAgccaaaatcttttaaataaattggatTTTGACGAAAACCAAAAAACCATTTAA